The genomic region TTGGGGAAAAATATGTCAGGGCACGAAGAAGAGCTTGAATCAGGAGCTCCAAGAGGTGGAGAAGAGGTGGGATGTCTGCACGTAGCTGAACAGACACAGGTGGAAGAGGGATCTGAGGTGAGGAGGGCTGGAGGGCATGGAGGAGGTACAGACACGGCCAAGCATCTCTCAGGGCCAGGTCAGCCCTCTCCTACCTTGGTGGGCTGGAGGTGCTCGAAGATGTTCTCTCTGAGGGTCGCCACGGCTCTGTTGGCATTTCGCTCCTGCTTGTACATCTGTGTGGTGGGGGGGATGGATGGGGCCACGGCCGCATTCAGGTAGGTCCCATTGCCAAAGGCCAGAATGGCGTTTTCTTTGTGTGggaaagagatgaagaaaagTGTCGTCAGGGCAACGTTTCCAAGCGAAAACACGcgcatccctcctccagcctccttTGACTGCATCACCCAAACGCAAGCCCGAGGGTCTTCAGAGCTCCTTTGTTGAAAGCACAGGGAGCTGGACACCTACAGACTCTTGAGGACCAGGGCATCTTCATACCCTCATTCCCAAGAAACCTCGCCAGCTTGCGGGGGATGCTGCCGGAGCAGCAATGTGCCGGGCGATACTTACGGAGACAGATATTGTCGGTGAAGAGGTGCAGAAAGCTCTCGCACTCTTCCTGCCTGTTGCCGCTGGCATTGCATGTGCACCAGGGAGCTATGCTGGAAGTTGAGTTGTCAATGTAGTTGGGTGTGATGGGGCTGCCTGCCGGGAAGGATGGAGAAGGGTTATTGCAAGGCTGGTACGTCAAGAAGGGCAATgattttcctctttgctgctccCTTGGGTTGCTCTGTTTATAGCCTCAGCTGAGCCGGCAGCATGAGAAAAACCTTCCAGTGCTGGTGTCATGGGTGTGTTTTGCTGCCGGGGAGGAGAAGAGGGGCAGTCGTAGCCCTTTTGTTCACCCCACCACCAGCAAAGCCTTCAGTCAATTAAAACGTGCTACCAGTCCAAGGAATGGGCAGCTCCTGGGAAATCAGATTCTCTAATAACATTCAAAACCAGTATGTGAACGTGCGTAAAGGTTTCCGTGCTGTCATTGAAAAAGCCAAACTCAATCTCCACAATGGTCAGAGACAACAAAGGAAGGATTAAGCCAGAATGAAATCTTGACCCAAAAAGCTGACAATCTATTCCATCTGTCAGGATAGACTAAGTTCAATGGCCATTGGCTCTTCTCTTTGAACTCTGTATGTGCTTGTGCTAACTGCTACCAGCTGGGTCTCTGCAGCATCTGAAAACCCAATTTGACGGCCTCTGATATCAGCAAGATGGCAGTGGAAAGTTGATTTCCAGTGGCATCACTGGTGAGGACATCAGGGAACCCCTGACAGAGCAGATGCCCTGGGACAGCCCATCTCTTTCCACCTGAGAGAAAAGCTGGGATCTTGCAGCAGCCCACGGTGCatgttttttctccctccacTGCAGCTATCCTAAAGTTACCCCATGCTCACGGCTTAGGCTCCTTTTCTAGTCCCTGCCGAGAGAAAGCCCAGCATCTCCCTGAGATCCCAGTCTCAGCTCTCCACCTTACTGTCCTCATAGCTTTTAGCTGGCTGGTGTACAAGGAGATGTTTCCCACCCTGAGGAGATATTTCCCACCCAGAGGAGATATTTCCCACCCAGAAAGTGGGAGAGAGACCAGCCGATGGATGCAGCCTCTTACCTATGATCCCTGTATACGCCAGCAGACAGGCGGCATAGCTGTCCCTCTGGCAGCCGCTGGCAGCCTGCAGGGACGGCTGGCAATTAAACTGGAACTCTGCGTAGCGTGACCTGATGGAGCGAGAGCACAAAATGGGGCGTATTAGCACAGAAATTAGGGGCGAAAAGGGACATAATAGCACACTGGTGGTGTTTACGGAAGGGAACACGTTTGCAAAATCCTTTGCTGCTGTAGGCGTTGCTAAATCAGTTCGAATGAATGTCATTTTATACTCTCCTGCTGCCCCCAACAAACCCAGAAGTGGGTTTTATCCCTTTGAGGTGAGACATGAATAGGTGCTCTGGTTAATCTTTTACAGCTTCCTCTGGGACTGCAAGAAAAGTCCGGTCTtggaagaaatgtttgttttctgatgtgTGAAGCTGGCTTTCACGGGAAGAGCTGTTGCAGATAGCAAGGGAATTCTTTCTGTATTGCCGTTATCTGAGTTTTGGGTAATAACTTCCCCTAGAGCCCTAAGCCTTCATTTGGGGGCTGATTTGCTGGAAGAGGGAATCACTCTGGTCCAGTTCCACTCTCTTCAAAGGTTATACTCTAAGTGTAGATGAGGTCAACTTCAGATTGAGGGAAATGCCCAAAGGCTCAGATATGAAATTCTCAAGCCATCACCAGGGCTGCTGCCACATCCCCTTCTGCAGGCACCCGTTCTCAGGAGAAGGTTGGACTCCTGGAGCCTGTGGAGCAAGAGGTGTATGACATACAGCTCTGACCACAGACCGCTGTGCCTCGGTTTTCACGCCGTCTCGGTCAAAGCACCAAACCACTTAGCACAAAGCAGCTTTGAGTCACACACTGGGCTTGTTGGGACCGTCTGGGCCATGCAGAGAAGTTGGTGCAGCGTTCAGACAGATTGGCAGATTTCTCCTGGCATGGGGATCCCCTGCTAGCTTGGTTGGATAAACACTGTAAATCATGCTGCCAACCAGATATTTGCCACCTAATTCTTTAGGGATGAGTCCGTTGTTGGCACATAGGCATCTAGTGGTGTTTGGACATTGTAGGATATCTAAGAGGTCCACATGGGGCTTTCAGGTAGGACATAGGACCTGCTGGACATTCAGATCCATCTAAACAGGCATCCCATGACCAGGTAAGAAGGCATCTCACATGACATTTGAGCTGCTTAGGAAACCAAAGCAAGCACTACCTCAAATGTTTACTCTGCCTGGGCAGCCTCAGAAAAACTGAGCGTATTACTCCTCCCAGACAGCCTCTCTCTTCCAGACATTTTTTCGGTGCTCCTGGTCAGTGTCAGCACTCCAACTTGCACTTTCCTGCccacttctctcctcctccccagtcttctccttttttttctcttcttcattccTGTGTTTGCCCCATATCAACCCCTTTCTCCCATGCAAAGCGCAGGCAAACTCTTCTTGCCCAATTTTTTGTGGCGTTATTTAGGGGAGGGAGGTACTGATTGCAGGTTTTGCATTATTCATGTTCTTAGAGCCCACCCCTGCAAGCTGGGAAATTCAAGGGGTTacagctgtggagaaactgcAAGAGGACTAAGCAGCGCAGGCAGGGTTAGCCCTGGAGTATTTTactctatttctttaaaatgccatGATTTGTTCCCGGTTCTGCTTATGGTTTCTGCACTGCTAGCTTTGACCGGGTCACACGTCAGCCCCTTGCTCCCGCCATGTCTCTAGAGGATGTTTTATATTATATATTCAGAGACCAAGGAACCAGATAATTAACAGCTGTGCGGCTTGCAGGAAACGGTTTCCAGTCTCCTGGGAAGCAACGCTCTCCCCTTTGAacctcttcttccctgctgggCCCGCTTGTCTTGTTAGGGAGAGGGCAGTACCACTCCATTTCAGATTCCCTGGGTAGCCGGGTGAAATCTGAGCAAGAGCTGGTGTGGCTCAAGAGCTTTGCATCTTTCAGAGTCAGCTTCAGGTGTAAAGCTCTGTTGTTCTCCTTCATCCACGTTTCTGGGGTGCGGAGGGGTGAGGGTATTAGTACCAGTCCATCCTCCCAAGAGGATGCTGCTGCTCTCACCTCCCTTTGTGAAAAGACATAATTATTTTCTTGTCATTTAAAGATGATGTGCTGATAGGGGGTGGCCGCTGGAAGTTCAGCTCAGGAAGTCCCAAAGCCCACAACAAGTAGAGACTGGGACGATAGTGGGAGATGTGTCCTACGCTTGCTCTTGTGCTCTTCTCCAGGTGTCTGCTCGTGGCCACAGCTGCACGTAGGACACCGGGCTGTGACCACCACGTTTGGTGCCGTACGGTTGCTCTTGTGGTCTTACATCTCTTACTGACAGATGGGCTCCACACCTGAGACCTGTATGTGGATTAACCTTCTGGAATATCAAAGACTTTTTGAGAAATAGAGGGGTGAAAATAGTACAGCTGAGGGAAAAACACTTCAGGGGCATGCCTGTGAGTGTGCACATTGGGATGGGTCTGCGCGTGCTTGGGGCTTAAatggaagcagaggagaaaaaccaCCCTGGCCACATACTATGTGGTAGACTGGAGTGACAGCTGTGACTCCGAGACTCCTATTGCAAAAGCTAGAACATCCAGCCTTGCAGCAGAAGGGTATATTTTTTATACATATGATTAATTTTGCTAATAAAATAAGCAAGCCATGGGTTTAAGGTATCTACAAGTGCCTGTGACTGTTAGGATAGCTTGGGTGCTCCCGTAGGATGCTTGGGCTAGGGCAGAGAGTTAGACAGTGAAGAGACAGATTGGTGAAAGTGGCTGCAAGCACCCCACCCCACATCCCTGCTTAGCTTACACCTTCCTGGAACTATTTCCATAGCAGGTCTTTCTTTAAGACCAAAGCCAAAACCCCATAGAAAAGGTCTGAAAAAACTCCAGCACAAACTTCTCACACCTTCTGTCTGTTAACACCTCCTGTCTAGAGTATGAGCCAAGGACGTGGGTCATGGGAAGAAGCCTCTCTGGCAATGGGCTATGTTGGTGGGTTGTGGTGGGATGGGTGCCTCCGGACAGGATCCTTCGGGAGGGTGCATTGGGTCTGGTCACTGGGCTATCACCGGTGGATGAACCCCTGGTTTGTCCAAGGGACAGCTTTCCACGTCGGCCACCCCGGTGTGAGAACGTTACCTGCAGACGTAGTTTTCCCGGCAGGAGTCCAGAGGCGCCAGGCAGTTGGGCTTCTCCTTGGACTCGTAGGAGCAGGCAGGAACGATGGTCTGCCGCCGGCGTTCGGCACAGGCTGTGTCGTCGCAGGGGCAGAAGAGGAGCTCGTGGGTGTATTCGGGTGGCACGCGGTCGAAGAACTTGCGCAGGGCCTTGTGGCACTTGGAGCGGTTGCAGGTGTCGGCCCGGGCCAGGCGTCGGATGCAGAAGGAGACGTACTCCGTCCGCAGCCGCTGGCACATCTCGTCCACGTTGCAGGCTTTGGCAGCGTCCAGACACCGGTTCACTTGGGTCACCTCGTTCTCGGACcctgtggggtggtgggagatggTGATGGGGCTTTGCCTTGACCTCCTTGCCAGCAGCACCACCCTATGCCGAGACCTTCATCCCCATCCTGCTCCCATCCATGGCCACCTCGGGGAGACCACCACCCGCTCCGAGAAGGCAGTGGCCAGGGTGAAGTTCACATTTGCTCTCTGTGTCCTGGCAGGACCAAATCCCCTTTCCCTACTCACCTTTCCCAAGAGGTGTCACGGCCACACAACAAATTTCACACCCCATAGCCT from Accipiter gentilis chromosome 3, bAccGen1.1, whole genome shotgun sequence harbors:
- the GFRA4 gene encoding GDNF family receptor alpha-4, with the protein product MRGILYFCTLILLEGMAEAVSSSRDCLQAGESCTNDPICSAKFRTLRQCIAGNGANKLGPDAKNQCRSTVTALLSSQLYGCKCKRGMKKEKHCLSVYWSIHHTLMEGMNVLESSPYEPFIRGFDYVRLASITAGSENEVTQVNRCLDAAKACNVDEMCQRLRTEYVSFCIRRLARADTCNRSKCHKALRKFFDRVPPEYTHELLFCPCDDTACAERRRQTIVPACSYESKEKPNCLAPLDSCRENYVCRSRYAEFQFNCQPSLQAASGCQRDSYAACLLAYTGIIGSPITPNYIDNSTSSIAPWCTCNASGNRQEECESFLHLFTDNICLQNAILAFGNGTYLNAAVAPSIPPTTQMYKQERNANRAVATLRENIFEHLQPTKVAGEEKLLRGSTRLSSGTSSPAAPSRWAASPLQMWLLPALAGLSVFAM